A genome region from Archocentrus centrarchus isolate MPI-CPG fArcCen1 unplaced genomic scaffold, fArcCen1 scaffold_80_ctg1, whole genome shotgun sequence includes the following:
- the LOC115777837 gene encoding odorant receptor 131-2-like, translated as MNMSSANVTVVLQYRDSFTKAVTKNVIVVILGISISYLNANLIYTFCRNQIFYMNPRYILFIHLVINDLVQVTLTAILFIISYTIYKLNVSVCCIFMLLALFTTENSPLNLACMAVECYIAICFPMRHVHICTIQRTLILIGSIWMTTMLSVLPDLFITLATEPLDFFHSQVFCLRNTVFPNPLITKKRDITYAVFLVIVWLTIIYTYFKILFTAKAASKDARKAKNTILLHGFQLLLCMATYAAPHLTNALQGWFPNNYTDSLFVIYIIVQILPRSISPIIYGIRDKTFRKFLKGNLLCKVTAHESDHHNK; from the exons ATGAATATGTCTTCTGCCAATGTGACAGTCGTCTTACAGTATCGAGACTCCTTCACTAAAGCTGTGACCAAGAATGTGATTGTTGTGATCCTCGGCATCTCCATCAGCTACCTCAATGCTAACCTTATTTACACCTTCTGCAGAAACCAG ATTTTCTACATGAATCCCCGATATATCCTCTTTATTCACCTGGTGATCAATGACTTGGTCCAAGTGACGCTGACCGCCATACTGTTCATAATCAGCTACACCATCTACAAACTCAATGTCTCTGTCTGTTGCATCTTCATGCTGCTTGCTCTCTTCACCACTGAAAACTCCCCACTGAACCTAGCTTGCATGGCAGTGGAGTGCTACATAGCCATCTGCTTCCCCATGCGCCACGTTCACATTTGCACCATCCAAAGAACATTAATCTTGATTGGTTCAATTTGGATGACCACCATGTTGTCTGTACTTCCTGATCTGTTCATCACCTTGGCCACAGAACCACTGGATTTCTTTCATTCCCAAGTGTTTTGCCTCAGAAACACAGTCTTCCCAAACCCCCTCATCACCAAGAAAAGGGATATCACATATGCAGTATTTCTAGTCATCGTTTGGCTCACTATCATTTACACTTACTTCAAGATCCTGTTCACTGCAAAAGCAGCAAGCAAAGATGCCAGGAAAGCCAAAAACACAATCCTCCTGCACGggtttcagctgctgctctgcatgGCAACATATGCAGCCCCTCACTTAACAAATGCTCTGCAGGGATGGTTCCCTAATAATTACACCGATTCCCTGTTTGTGATCTATATTATAGTGCAAATCCTGCCGCGATCCATTAGCCCCATTATCTATGGCATACGTGACAAGACTTTTAGGAAGTTCTTGAAAGGGAATCTGCTATGTAAAGTCACCGCACATGAGTCAGACCACCATAACAAGTAA